The proteins below come from a single Rhizobium sp. BT04 genomic window:
- a CDS encoding YcjF family protein → MSKPPSDPPRRPPAAFTYEDQATERRDSSRHGGERRKPESFAEHIVVTADEDDPFLNPDKDLSAVPVAAPRKRRTSFGKIAAGAFGILLSLAIGLWTDSLIRDLFTRADWLGYAALAMLAVGILAVLALVIRETAGMMRLAAVQAIKAEAEAAIAETRPAKARAVVVRLSTLLSANPETSKGRATLKATEGEVIDPPHLIALAERELLAPLDRKARALIVNASKRVSIVTAVSPRAVVDLLYVLYEAVRLIRAMAELYGGRPGTLGMFRLLRDVLAHLAVTGSIAVGDSLVQQVLGHGLASRLSARLGEGVINGLMTARIGIAAMDLCRPLAFHALKRPGIGDFIGDLTPSMSPRNNNP, encoded by the coding sequence CGGAGGTGAGCGGCGCAAGCCGGAAAGCTTCGCTGAACATATCGTCGTCACGGCAGATGAGGACGATCCCTTCCTCAATCCCGACAAGGATCTGAGCGCAGTTCCCGTTGCCGCGCCGCGCAAGCGCCGGACCTCCTTCGGCAAGATCGCCGCCGGCGCCTTCGGCATCCTGCTGTCTCTCGCCATCGGCCTCTGGACCGACAGCCTGATCCGCGATCTCTTCACCCGCGCCGACTGGCTAGGTTACGCCGCCCTTGCCATGCTCGCGGTCGGCATCCTCGCCGTGCTCGCCCTCGTCATCCGCGAGACAGCAGGCATGATGCGCCTTGCCGCCGTCCAGGCAATCAAGGCCGAAGCGGAAGCTGCGATTGCCGAAACCCGGCCGGCCAAGGCCCGCGCCGTCGTCGTGCGGCTCTCCACTCTGCTTTCCGCCAATCCCGAGACATCGAAGGGCCGTGCGACACTGAAGGCAACCGAGGGCGAGGTCATCGATCCCCCGCATCTGATCGCCTTGGCCGAGCGTGAATTGCTCGCTCCCCTCGACCGCAAGGCTCGCGCCCTGATCGTCAACGCCTCGAAGCGCGTCTCCATCGTCACCGCCGTCAGCCCGCGCGCCGTCGTCGACCTGCTCTACGTGCTTTATGAGGCCGTGCGCCTGATCCGCGCCATGGCCGAGCTATACGGCGGCCGCCCCGGTACGCTCGGCATGTTTCGTCTACTGCGTGATGTGCTCGCGCATCTCGCCGTCACCGGCTCGATCGCCGTCGGCGACAGCCTGGTCCAGCAGGTGCTCGGCCATGGGCTGGCCTCCAGGCTCTCGGCCCGGCTGGGCGAAGGCGTCATCAACGGTCTGATGACCGCCCGCATTGGAATCGCGGCGATGGATCTCTGCCGCCCGCTCGCCTTCCACGCCCTAAAGCGGCCGGGAATCGGTGATTTCATCGGCGATCTCACGCCCTCCATGTCACCGCGCAACAACAATCCTTGA
- the folK gene encoding 2-amino-4-hydroxy-6-hydroxymethyldihydropteridine diphosphokinase, which translates to MPEATSQSATLGLGGNIGDPVKAMAAALQRLDERDDCRVTAVSRLYRTPPWGKTDQSFFFNACAAVETKLDPEALLDVCLSIEREMKRERIERWGPRTLDIDVLTYGDVVQEAPRLELPHPRMTDRGFVLMPLADIAPGLLVRGRAVNDWLNDAEVTGIEVADDSRDWWRNA; encoded by the coding sequence TTGCCTGAGGCTACATCGCAATCGGCCACACTCGGCCTCGGCGGTAATATCGGCGATCCCGTCAAGGCGATGGCGGCCGCACTGCAGCGGCTGGACGAACGGGATGACTGCAGGGTGACGGCGGTCTCGCGGCTCTATCGCACGCCGCCCTGGGGCAAGACGGACCAATCCTTCTTCTTCAACGCCTGCGCTGCCGTCGAAACCAAGCTCGATCCGGAAGCGTTGCTCGATGTCTGCCTGTCCATAGAGCGCGAGATGAAGCGTGAGCGTATCGAGCGCTGGGGACCGCGCACGCTCGATATCGATGTGCTGACTTATGGCGACGTCGTCCAGGAGGCGCCGCGGCTGGAGCTGCCGCATCCGCGCATGACCGATCGCGGTTTCGTGCTGATGCCGCTCGCCGATATCGCGCCGGGCCTGCTCGTCAGGGGCAGGGCGGTCAATGACTGGCTTAATGATGCCGAGGTCACCGGCATCGAGGTCGCCGACGACAGCCGCGACTGGTGGCGGAACGCCTGA
- the folB gene encoding dihydroneopterin aldolase has translation MTTYTITLQNCAFFARHGVHDEEEFLGQRFFVDAELDVVAGEALESDSINDTVNYGIAFAVIEQIVTGKRRYLIEALALDIAKGLCETFPQVRRAKITVRKPNAPVPGVLDFVQVSIEHFA, from the coding sequence CTTCTTTGCGCGCCACGGCGTGCATGACGAGGAGGAATTCCTCGGTCAGCGCTTCTTCGTCGATGCCGAGCTCGACGTCGTTGCCGGCGAGGCGCTGGAAAGCGATTCGATCAACGATACCGTCAATTACGGCATCGCCTTTGCCGTGATCGAGCAGATCGTCACGGGCAAGCGGCGCTACCTGATCGAGGCCCTGGCGCTTGATATCGCCAAGGGGCTTTGCGAGACATTCCCGCAGGTCCGGCGGGCGAAGATCACGGTGCGCAAGCCGAACGCGCCAGTGCCCGGCGTGCTCGATTTCGTGCAGGTGAGCATTGAACACTTTGCCTGA